The region AGGACGGCCGCGTGCTGGCCGCTCTGGACGGGGTCCTGGCGGAGTCGTGGCTGCCGTCAGGAGACCGGCAGTGGGCGGTGGAGGACGAGGAAGGCGGCCGCCAGCTGGTTCTGGCTTCCGACGGAACATCGGTCTGGGCCAACGCCGAACGCCGCGGTCGCCGGAAGGAAGGACGCTGGGAGACGTCCGCGCCTCGGCTCGCCAGGATCGCCGTCGACGCAGGGCAGGTGCTGGAGACCCTGAGCCCGGGCGTGTGCGCGGTTCTCGTCACAGGCGGCCAGCGGACGATCCTGAGGCCGTTGGACGGCCGCAGCAAGCGTCCCGCACGGCTGATGATGTACGACCTCGAAAGTCCGGCGGACGGTCCCGAGGTAGGCCGCTTCGACCTGTTCAATCACGGGTTTGCAGTCCGGTGCGCGAGTCGCCCGTATGTCCTGGTAGGCACTGACCTGGATAAACCGCACAAGGACAAGTGGATCGCCGCCGTGGGCGCCGACGGGACATTGCGGCGGCTCTTCCCGCACTCCTGGGTGCCGCAGGAGCACCACTTCGGGGGTCCGGCGGTCGAGATCGGGCAGTCCCTGGTGTATGCCGGCGCCGTCCACCATGGGCATGGGCTCCAGCCGGGTGGCGCCTACGTCGTACGGCGATCCTTGAACGGCGCGGTGCAGTGGCAGTACCGGACCGATCATCCCGCCACCGCCCTTGATGCTGACACAGATACGGTCTACGTGGCCTACAACTCCGGAGCCCTGACAGCACTGGACGCCGGCAGCGGCTCGGTGCGATGGCACACCGAGCTTGAGGTCGGCGGAGCACCGACCACCGCACTTTCTCTCGCTGTAGCATGCCCAGGGCATTTGCTCGTCGGGACCGTCGACGGCCGCATCCTGGAGTGTTCAGTTCGCGGGTGACCCCGCGGGAGCAATCACTCGGAGCTGGCGATGCGGCTCAGAATGGGCTGGTGAGCCGGCCGGAGCGCGCCGCTTGGCCCGCGCAGCCTCACATCAGGGATCTCAGCACGTCGACCTCACAGCCCGGCGCGAACGGGTCGAGGCCGTGCTCGATCAGCCAGCGAACTGCCAGCAGGCTTCGCAACGACCACCACGCGTGGATCACGTCGAGGTCGATGTCGGTGCCATAGCCGGCGGCGACGTCGTCGAGGTGCTCCTCGTGTCCGAGCGTGAAGGTGGCGAGGTCGTACAGGGCATCACCCTGGCCCGCCTCGGACCAGTCGATGATGCCCGTGACCTCGTCGCCGTCGACGAAGACGTGCGCGATCTGCAGGTCGCCGTGCGTGAACGCCGGAGTCCACGGCCGGAGCGCGGCCTCAGCGACCTGGCGGTTGCGGGTGACCAGGTCAGCGCGCAGGACACCGTTCGTCACGAGCAACTCGCACTCGTCGTCGAGTTCCGCCGCCAGCGCGACGATGCTCCGGCCGGCCCGCCCCGGCAGGGGCGGCAAGGGCGCTTCGTGCAGCTTCCGGATGGCGGCGCCCGCCGCGGCCCACGCCGCCGGCGACCCGGTCGACGGCCCGCCGAGGCGCCCGAGCGTCGTCCCCGGGAGTGCGGTGATCGCGAGCACGGGCGGCTTGCGCCACAGGACCTCCGGGGTCGGGACCGGCGCGAGGGACATCGCCTCGACCTCGACGTCGATGCGCGCCTGATCGGGGTCCACCTTCAAGAACACGTCACCGACGCGCAGGGTCGCGCGCTCGGAATGGGCGACGACGACTTTGACCTCATCCATGGGCGACCAGTATCCCGGGGACGATCGCCGACGTCGCCGGTTTATCGCGTGCGATTACGCGGCTGACCGCGTCCCGATACCCGGCGGCCTCGTGCACGACACCGACCTCTGACCAGGTCAAGCCCACCACTTTTGTTAGGAGTTCTTAGAGAGCATCTGATCAGCTTTCAGATTGCTATGGCAGTGTTGTCCGTTTCGATTCGCCACGTTGGGGTGGATTCTCCGGTCAGCTCGCGGGACATTTTGTTAGCCATTGCCCAGTGGATCATCGTGCGGGATCTCTGTGGGAGGGCTTCGTAGTCCCGCGCGAGGCGGCGGTGCTGCATGAGCCAGCCGAAGGTCCGCTCGATCACCCATCGCTTCGGCAGGGGCTCGAACCCCTTCGCCCGAGGCCGCTGCACCACCTCGACGTCGATGCCGAGTCCGGCGCCGTGGTTGAGGATGCTGGTCTGGTAACCGCCGTCGGCCCACACCTTGGTCACGCCGGGATGGGCGGCGGCCAGGTCGTCGAGCAGGAGCTTGCCGCCGGCGGTGTCGTGCACGTTGGCGGCGGTGATGAGGACGGCCAGCACCAGGCCGAGTGTGTCGGTGATCAGGTGCCTCTTGCGTCCTTTGATCTTCTTGCCGGCGTCGATGCCCTGGCTGGTCTCGGCCACGTTTGCCGAAGTCTTCACGCTCTGCGCGTCGATCACGGCGGCGGTTGGCTCCGCGTTGCGGCCGTGGGAACGTCGGGTCCGTTCACGCAACAGGTCGTGGACCCGCTGGGTCGTGCCATCCGCTTCCCACTTCGCGTAGTAGTCATAGACGGTTTTGTACGGCGGGAAGTCGTGCGGCAGGTACTCCCAGGGAATGCCGGTTCGGTTGACGTAGAGGATCGCGTTGACGATCTCCCGTAAGTCGTGGACCCGGGCCGCCGTACCGGGGCCGGTCCGGCCGGCTCGCCAGGCCGTGAAAACCGGTTCGATCAAGGCCCAGCGGGCATCGGAGACATCACTGCGGTACAGGCGACGAGCGTTCACGCCTCGCTCAACGACAGCCATCCCCGACAGTCACAAAAACATCCCTAACTACCAACTACCTAGATCAGATGCCCTCTTAGAGGTCGTCCTTGGCTGTACCTGGCGCAGGGCCCGGACGGCTTCGAGGGTTCACCCGTCGTTGCCGGTGACGGGCTGCACCGTCGTCATTTGTGGTCGCGCAGGAAGGTAGGGATCTCGTCGCGGGTCGGGTAGTTCGGCAGGGGTGCTGGCTTGTCCTGAAGGAACGCGGTGATGACGGCGGTGGCCCGGTCGTTGTTGTCGTCGAGGCCGTTCCACATGTGGTGTCCGACTCCGGGCATGTACTGCGCGCGTTGGATGGCGGGGTCATTGGCAAGGATGGCGGTCGCCCATTGACGGACCTGGGAGGAGCACTCGGCGATCATCAGCATCGCGGGGGTCCGGGACTGGCGCAATTGCGGTGCGATGGAGGGCGAGTCCTTGACCGTCTGCTGGACGCGGAGGCTGGCGGCGGGGCTGAAGGAGAAGTTCTGTGCGGTGTCCTCAGCGGGGATGCGGTGCGCGTCGCGCGCGCAGTAGGCGGATGCGGTGTCACCGCCGAGGTCGGCGGTGGTGAAGGCGTTGTCACCTTCGGCCTGTCCGATCAGTCCGGTGGCGGGGGTGAGGAGTCCGAGTCGCATGAGGCCGAATGCCACGGCGTACCGAGGGACGTGCGTCGATCGCGGTCCGGTCATGACCGGCGCGAGGCCCCGTGCGGATTTTCGGCCCTTGTGCCCGGTGATGTGCGCGGTGGGGCCGTCCATGGGGCCGGGCTCGGCGATGATCGCCCGGTGCAAGCGTGCGGCGACGCTCGGGTCGGCCAGGGCTCGGGTGAGCACGGCCCCGCCTGAGGAGAATCCGAGGATGTCGACCTTGCCCTTGTTCAGGCGGTCGATGAAGGCGGCGAGGTCGCGGACCGACCTGGAGATCGTGTACTGGCCCATGGGGAGCAGGTCGCTTCGTCCGCCACCGGCCTGTTCGTAGGCGTAGACGTCGTAGCCCTGGCGTGCCAGGAGTTGCAGGAACCGGTGGTCGAGCACCGAGATGCCACGGACCGGTCCGCCGTTGAGGTACACGAACGGGATGGGATGCCGGGGGCCGGGGTTCGCGGGCGGGTAGTGATACACCGCGACCCGGCTGCCGGTGGACAGGCTCCAGTGCTGCGTGGTCACGAACGGCAGGGCGGGCGGGTACCGCCGGGCCGTCGGTACGGTCGGAACGCAGACCGCCGCCGTCAATGCCGCCGCGACAACCACCGGCAGGAACGGCACGAGCCGCGCCGGCCAAGTGCGGCGCCGCCCCCGCCACATCGCGAGGACAGCCCCGACTCCGAGGGTCGTCAACCATGCGGCCAGCCCCGAGCCTGCCCCGTCGGTGAGGGCGATCAGTGCGAGAAAGACGACGACCAGCATCGCGACGGCGGCCAGGGCCAGCAGTAAGCGTCCGGTGAAGCGGACGAGACGTATGGCGGACGTGGGCACGGCGGACCTCCAACAGTTTCAGAACGCTGTTTCAAAACGACGTTACCAAAGAGGGTAGGCTGCTGGCCGTGGGTAGGCCGAGAACAAACGACGAGGCCGTCAAAGAGCGGCTTGTGGTGTGCGCGACCGAGATGCTCGCCACCCGTCCGCGGGAGTTGCTCACGGTCCGCGCCGTGGCCGCTGCTGCCGAGGCGTCGACGACGGCGGTGTATTCCTTGTTCGGTGGCAAGGACGGCCTGATCGGTGCGGTGCGCGACAGAGCCGTCGCCGGCCTGTTCCAGGACCTGTCGGCGGCGCAGACCTCAGCGGACCCTCTCGCCGACCTCTACGGGCTGGCCGTCGCCTACCGTCGTTGGGGGCGCGGACACAGCCACCTGTACACGGTGCTGTTCGGTGGTGTGCAGTCCTTCGACCCGTCGGGGGAGGTCGGTGCCAGTGACCCGATCCTTCCGCTCCTCGCGGCGATCGATCGCGCGTTGGCGGCGTCCGTCCTCGTCGGCGAAGCAACGTCGATCGCCCTGTCGATCTGGGCCACCCTGCACGGGCTCGTGACTCTCGAACTGGCCGGGGCCCTCGACGCCGCCACGGCCGAGGCCGCCTTCCGATCGGCGATTCACGCCACGTTGCGCGGATGGACGACCCCGGCGGTGTTCAGCAGCCTTCGCCAAGCCGAACTCGCTCCTTGACAGGATCAGGACCGGTATCCGGGCCCTCCCGGTCCCTGCTGGGGCGGGGGAGCGTCCTGCCGGCGGGCGCCGTAGGAGTCGATGAACACGTCAGGGGTCGTCACGGAGTCTCCAGGCTCGTACGGCCGGCCACACCGGTGCGGGCCGCCGCGTCAAGGGTGAGGGCGGGTCAGCGGGTGGCGAGGGCCGCGCGGTCCTGGTGGTGCTCGGCAGTCGCAGAGCTCGGGGTGTCGTCGACGGGCCACTGGCGCCGGCAGGCGGGTGAGGGGCAGGCACGTACGCTCTGGCGCCGTCGATGGCCGGCTCGGTGCTCAGGGCGCGCGCCCAGGCGGTGATGCCGTCGGTGTCGTGTTCACCGACGCGCAGGATCAGGCTGTGCAGGGGGCGGCCCGGCTCGGGGCAGATGCTGCGGGAGATCGAAGCCGGTCAGCGGCAGGTCGGGGTGGTCCTGCAGGAGGCGTCGGCCGACGGCGAGCTGCCCGTTCTCGCGGGATCCGTACCGCTCCAGCTGCGCCAGCAGCTGCTGGGCTCGCGCCGGTGCCGGTGGGCTCAGGGGCATCTGTGGCTCCTTGGCGAAAAGGGGAGCGCCGCGCCCGCAGGGTGGCGCGCGGCGCTCCGGGTTGTGTGGCTGGTGGTGTCGGCGGAGTGTGTTCAGACGGTCGTGCTGGTGCGGGCGATGGTGTCGGCGACGTGCAGCAGCGCCGCGGTGTTGCCGTGGATGGCGTTCGCGATCTCTTCGGCGTGGGCGTTGTTGAGTCGGTCGGCGTTGAGGCTGTCCATCGTGCGAATCGCCTCAAGGCGGTAGTCGCGGCGCGGCGCAGTCCCGACGCATGCGGGCCTGGCCGGCGATGACGGCGTCATAGGACGGTACGCGTCGCGGGGGTCAGTCCCGGCGGGCCACCAGCCGGTAGGCGTTGGAAAGGCCCAGGGGCCGGGCCACGCGTTTGAAGACTAGGCGGTCCAGCAGCCTGCCCAGGAGCAAGGCCGGGATGCCGGCGATCACTGTCATGGCGCGCAGTGTGCGCCGAAGGCGGGACGGCGGGACCGGCAGCCAGGGCAGGTCGTCGCGCGGTGCGACCGCGTCCAGGGCAAACCAGACAGCGGCCAGCAGGTCGACGGGGTCGTGGGGTTCGGCGTGCTGCTCCGCGACCACCGTGAAGCCGAGATCCGTGAGACGAGCACGCAGGTTCTCGACCGGGACGAAGTGCAGGTGCTGCGGCTGCAGCCAGGGCAGCCACCAGCGGCCGAGAAGGCGGGCATAGCGGCTGTCGGGGTCCGGGACCTCGATCAGCAGGTGGCCGCCGGGTCGGACGGCCCGGTACGCCGCCTGAAGTTCGCGGGCCGGTTCCGTGCTGTGCTCCAGGTAGTGGAACATGCTGACGACGTCGTAGCCGTCGGCGAGTTGCTCAGCCAGCTCGGGAAAGCTGCCCCGATGGCCCTGGTCCACGCGTCCGGCGCGCTCGGCGAGTTCGGCGCCGTCGGTGAAGTCGAGGCCGTCGAAGCTTGTATCCGGGAAGACAGTGCGGGCCGCCTCACAGAAGTGGCCGTGACCGGTGCCGACGTCCAGCCAGTCCTTGGGCGTGGGGGCGAAGGGGACCAAGGACTCGGCACGCTGCACGTACATTTTCGTCCGGCTTGCGAAGGTCATGGCGAGCTGCTTCTCGCCCAGGCCGTCATAGAAATCGCGGTAATAGAACTCCAGGCCGGCCTCGCTGAGCCGCGGATTCTGGAAGGTGTGCCGACATCCCTCGCACCGGTCGAGGACGAAGCGGCCTGGCTTGTGCTGGATCAGGTCCGTGGTGCGCAACCGCGTCGCCAACCGGGTCGAGCCGCACCACGGGCAGGTGTCGCGCCGGGGTTCGAAGAAGCGGTCCAGGCCTTCGGCGAGGTCGGCCCGGTAGACCGGGCGCAGCGCTGCGACCTGCTCGGCTCGGCCCGGGGACACGGGCTCGTACTCGTGGGTGCGGTTCTTGTGGTCGTTGCTCACTGGTCCTCCTCGGCCGAACCGGACCCTGACGCCCGCGCCCGCGTCGGTCACCTGTCCGGCCACGACCGGCTGGTCATCGCGGATGGGAGCCACGACGAGGGGGACGGCGTGCCAGAGGGCCTCGCACATGGTGTTGTTGTGACTGGCGTGGCAGGTTACCGCGTCCACCCGTTCCTGGAGCGGGAGTTGAGGGACCGAAGGGGAGAACGAGGACGTCCTTGTCGTGGGTGTCGGCGCCGAGCGCGCGACCCGGGTCGACGATCACCTCCTGCAGCCGGTCGGTCCGTTCGCGCACGGATGCCAGGCACCCGCCCAGGAAGCGCGCCCCCACATCGGTGTCGGCGGCGCCGAGCGTCACGAGGACGCGGGAACGAGAGTCGTCGATCAGTCCTAGGGGAAGTCGGAATCCGGCGGGACGGTACGGGTGGGGGTTACTCCGCAGTGGTCCAGAGACGGTGACCTGGTGTTCACGGGTGGCTTGTTCCAGGTGGGGCAGGGAGGCGTAGCCGGCGTCGACCAGGTGCTCGGCGGGCAGGAGTCCGCGGCGGGAGAGGCGGGTGTGGATGCCGGGCAGGACTTGGCTGTCGTGGGTGATGGCCGCGGTGGTGGCCACGTCCGTGATCACGTTGGGGCCGTCGGGAGCACAGGTCTCGGTCAGGTGAACGGAGAACCCTTTCCAGCAGGACCGGACGTGCGGTCCACTCCGTGCCGGTAGAGGTGTTCCAGGAGCCGGACGGCGTCGTTTCCGGTGGCAAGGATCCTGGTCTTGGGCTTGGTGGGGTTCTTGCTCAGGCGAACTCGCTTACGCGGTCGTTGCCACCTCGTCCGGACCACCAGTTGATCACGACTCGATACGCGCCCTAGCGCCAAGTCCGCCGCAGAACACCCTGGTTGAGTGAGCCGTGCCGTCTCACGAGGTTGGTGCCACGGCCACGGCCTCGGCCTCGGTCACCGGCTCTCCGGCCGGACTTCGATGGCCGGCCCGCTCGGCGATGAGCCGCCGGTAGTTCGGGCACTGGGTGACGTCCTCGTACTCGCAGTTCAGGCCGTCCTCGATGAGTTCCAACGAGGCCTGGGCCGCTGCGATTCTCGACCGGAGTTCCTCAGCCGCGGGATGCAGGATCTCGTGCCGGGTGGTGCGGTCGACGGTTGCGGACAGGCTCCTGATGGTGTTCAGACCAAGGCCGGCCTCCTTCAAGATGAGGATCGTCGCCACGCGGGTGAGGTCGTCCGCACCGTAACGGCGGCGCCCGCCGACGTCCCGTCCGGGGTGCAGCAGGCCCATAGCCTCCCAATGTCGCAGCACGTGCGTGGCCAGGCCGAACCGTGCCGCGAGGGCGCCGATGCTCAACGTGCCGGCGCCGCCGTCTCCGCTTGACTTCATGCCGACATTAAGACCAGGTTGCCGGTTACACGGAGCAGGTCGCCGGGCTGTATGTCGGTCAGCAACGCGTGGGTGATCTGGGGGGCTCCGCTGGTGCAGGAGACGACCGTGTCAGGGGTGTCGGTGGCGGTGGTGTCCGCGTCGGC is a window of Streptomyces sp. NBC_00271 DNA encoding:
- a CDS encoding phosphotransferase family protein, with the protein product MDEVKVVVAHSERATLRVGDVFLKVDPDQARIDVEVEAMSLAPVPTPEVLWRKPPVLAITALPGTTLGRLGGPSTGSPAAWAAAGAAIRKLHEAPLPPLPGRAGRSIVALAAELDDECELLVTNGVLRADLVTRNRQVAEAALRPWTPAFTHGDLQIAHVFVDGDEVTGIIDWSEAGQGDALYDLATFTLGHEEHLDDVAAGYGTDIDLDVIHAWWSLRSLLAVRWLIEHGLDPFAPGCEVDVLRSLM
- a CDS encoding IS5 family transposase, producing MNARRLYRSDVSDARWALIEPVFTAWRAGRTGPGTAARVHDLREIVNAILYVNRTGIPWEYLPHDFPPYKTVYDYYAKWEADGTTQRVHDLLRERTRRSHGRNAEPTAAVIDAQSVKTSANVAETSQGIDAGKKIKGRKRHLITDTLGLVLAVLITAANVHDTAGGKLLLDDLAAAHPGVTKVWADGGYQTSILNHGAGLGIDVEVVQRPRAKGFEPLPKRWVIERTFGWLMQHRRLARDYEALPQRSRTMIHWAMANKMSRELTGESTPTWRIETDNTAIAI
- a CDS encoding alpha/beta hydrolase, with translation MPTSAIRLVRFTGRLLLALAAVAMLVVVFLALIALTDGAGSGLAAWLTTLGVGAVLAMWRGRRRTWPARLVPFLPVVVAAALTAAVCVPTVPTARRYPPALPFVTTQHWSLSTGSRVAVYHYPPANPGPRHPIPFVYLNGGPVRGISVLDHRFLQLLARQGYDVYAYEQAGGGRSDLLPMGQYTISRSVRDLAAFIDRLNKGKVDILGFSSGGAVLTRALADPSVAARLHRAIIAEPGPMDGPTAHITGHKGRKSARGLAPVMTGPRSTHVPRYAVAFGLMRLGLLTPATGLIGQAEGDNAFTTADLGGDTASAYCARDAHRIPAEDTAQNFSFSPAASLRVQQTVKDSPSIAPQLRQSRTPAMLMIAECSSQVRQWATAILANDPAIQRAQYMPGVGHHMWNGLDDNNDRATAVITAFLQDKPAPLPNYPTRDEIPTFLRDHK
- a CDS encoding TetR-like C-terminal domain-containing protein — encoded protein: MGRPRTNDEAVKERLVVCATEMLATRPRELLTVRAVAAAAEASTTAVYSLFGGKDGLIGAVRDRAVAGLFQDLSAAQTSADPLADLYGLAVAYRRWGRGHSHLYTVLFGGVQSFDPSGEVGASDPILPLLAAIDRALAASVLVGEATSIALSIWATLHGLVTLELAGALDAATAEAAFRSAIHATLRGWTTPAVFSSLRQAELAP
- a CDS encoding class I SAM-dependent methyltransferase, producing MSNDHKNRTHEYEPVSPGRAEQVAALRPVYRADLAEGLDRFFEPRRDTCPWCGSTRLATRLRTTDLIQHKPGRFVLDRCEGCRHTFQNPRLSEAGLEFYYRDFYDGLGEKQLAMTFASRTKMYVQRAESLVPFAPTPKDWLDVGTGHGHFCEAARTVFPDTSFDGLDFTDGAELAERAGRVDQGHRGSFPELAEQLADGYDVVSMFHYLEHSTEPARELQAAYRAVRPGGHLLIEVPDPDSRYARLLGRWWLPWLQPQHLHFVPVENLRARLTDLGFTVVAEQHAEPHDPVDLLAAVWFALDAVAPRDDLPWLPVPPSRLRRTLRAMTVIAGIPALLLGRLLDRLVFKRVARPLGLSNAYRLVARRD
- a CDS encoding MerR family transcriptional regulator, with amino-acid sequence MKSSGDGGAGTLSIGALAARFGLATHVLRHWEAMGLLHPGRDVGGRRRYGADDLTRVATILILKEAGLGLNTIRSLSATVDRTTRHEILHPAAEELRSRIAAAQASLELIEDGLNCEYEDVTQCPNYRRLIAERAGHRSPAGEPVTEAEAVAVAPTS